acacacacacacacacacacacacatccagcaCCTCACATAATCAACCCAtacaaaaaaagttataaaaaattaggaaaaaaaaagtccatttgACAATAATTCATGGAAAAAGTTGttaatttgatgttttttttctggcttgagtggtgtgtggtggtggtggtgtgtaacTGAGGGCCCTGACACAAAGGTAACCAATATCCTATATCCTGAGAGTCCTACCACCCTACAGCAGTCCTACATATCCTTAGGGACTCTCACAAGACTCCTACACCAGTTGCAGGAGTCCTATGCACCACCACAAGTCCTACACATCTTCAAAGAGGTCCTACAGATCTTTCAAGGACTTCTACACAATCTGATGGACTCCCAGATATCCTACATGCCTCACAGGATCTCCCACACCACTTGCAGGAGTCCTATGCACCACCACAAGTCCTACACATCTTAAAAGAGGTCCTATACATCTTTCAAGGACTCCTGTGCATTCTGAGGGACCCCCAAATGTCCTTCACAGATCCTATTACCATCCTACATTTTATAAGGGACCTCCACACCTTCTCCAGAGTCCTACATATCCTGAAGGACTCCCACACACTTGCACAGTCCTACATGTCTCACAGGATGCCACACAgccagggacacacacacacacactctcataaAACAGTTGAAATTCCAGCATACAAGAGagatagctaaaaaaaaatgattgtaATAGATAGAATAGAGAAACACTGCaacaaaagacacacaaacgTATGAATCGTCATGTGCATGGCGTGTTCAGGACCGACATGCTGGGGTTGACAAAACGCCGAGAGGTTGGCGACATGAGTGCAAGTTTTCAGGGTAATTCTGACCCCTCTAATCGACTAAACAAGGAGATAAACAGTCGGCTTTTACCCTTATGATAGTACCATTCATCCAGGTGTCAGGGGTCATCAGATCTTCGGCAGGTCAGCAGTGTAGCCTGTTGGGGGTCACCTCACGCACTGACTAACCTACTGCTGCGTTTTATAAATTTACGAGTCAGTTTTCAGCCCTGTGACGTAAGTTCCTGCACGTTTATTTGGCACAGTGCTTGGGACACACACCCTAGCCGGCACTGGTCTGGCTGGTGGCTGCCTGGTGAGTGGCCATCGGCATGTGGAGGGAACACGAACAGGAGCAAACCATATTGACCTCTGCGTGACATTTAACATTATGACCTGACCTGGCtgggaataaaataataataatctttgaAACCCAGGCCTACTCATAAACATTTAGGCCTATAAACCAGAGTGCCTATGCCTAAACACGCCACTGCACACGTGAAAATAAGCAGAAGCTGTGAAACtatgcagtgaaggaaggaaggaaggaaggaaggaaggaaggaaggaaggaaggaaggaaggaaggaaggaaggaaggaaggaaggaaggaaggagaagaggggctgatgtaataaagatgaaacaaagataaaatacATCAATCACCCTTTTCACCctgagaggaaaggtgaaagcagggtgtgtgtgtgtgtgtgtgtgtgtgtgtgtgtgtgtgtgtgtgtgtgtgtgtgtgtgtgtgtgtgtgtgtgtgtgtgtgtgtgtgtgtgtgtgtgttggttcttGTCATGGCAGAGCACTTTAAAATGGACACAAGAGGAACAAATTGATAAAAACTCAAGAATGTCCCTCTTTTTTATACTGGTCTtgcccctcttccctcctcctcctcctcctcctccttttcttcttcctcctcctcctcctccccctcctcctcctcctcctcctataagcTAAGAAACAATAATACAAAGTTTGCTATTTCCAGCTTTCAAACTTAAAAATgactctctttttccctcctcctcctcctcttatcttcctccaatcgttaccaataaaacattaatacaaaaacatcactcttgtctcctcctcctcctccttctcttcctcctcctcctcctcctctttaactaTTACTAATAAAACTGTAAAGCAATGTCTGTTTTTTCAGCTTTCAAACTtaacttcttcttctcctcctcctcctcctgctcctccttctgctcaAAATTTTGCCAATAAAACACAATGAGTCCAGcctttcagcctctctcagtccACATTTGCATACCACTGGGGGCCACGGGACACAGGCAGGCGCAGAAGGATGCCCCAAGGATGCCCCACTCTCCTACGCAGGGCACGGGACACCACAAGCCTTCACAGAGACACACAAACCAGGTGGGAATATCTTGGCAAGTGTGAACAAGACCCATTTTGGCGTATCAAGCCTCCCTAGTCCCCTCCAGTGCCTTGCctcaccacagacacacacacaagttagtTTTCAATAAATAAACCATCAATTCATCCACATCAGTCATACAAAAACTTCTGTGGCGGGCGGCAGGGAAGAGACAGAGCGGTGACAGCAAAAACGGGGAGCCGGCCGCACTGTCAAAAAGGCAACAGCAGTAATACTTCATCCTATGCCTGTCAtgtggtgctggcggtggtggtggcggtggtggtggtggtggaaggtaaCAATGGTGCTCTGCCTTAAACCTCTGCTACCTCTGTCCTCCCCCGCTGCCCCTGCCGAACCCTGCCGTGCCGTCAGGGCCGCGGGGACACCTCACCACCCCCACGCTGCTGCTCTGGGGTGccaggtgggtgtgtggggggcTCAGGGTGGTGCTGGGGACTCCGGTGGGTGTGCTGGGGACAGGGAAGGGGGGGGGACTCAATTAACGGTAAAATTAATAGTACTATTACGATGTCTagtttatatttgttatttattcattactaGTATTATTAATAGTATTACTAGTAAGTTGAAAATAGAacagggggagggaaagagagagataattaaagaaagaaaaaaatgaaagacaaaaaaagaaatatgaaagcaaaaagaaaaaagaaaggaaagaaaagcaagagagagagagagagagagagagagagagagagagagagagagagagagagagagagagagagagagagagagagagagaatacttacCCAGACATCATGTGTTCCTCGACGGACTTTGACGATCCCATAATTCTGAGACGGACAGCTGCGTAGTCTGCCTCTCTCTGTAACGATTGGGcttgtcaacacacacacacacacacacacagtagctctACCTGTTGTTATCCTTCACTAAATCTTTATATGttccttttcaatttctttattttgttaaaGTGAAATGTGGATAGGCTTGAGACTTTAATATAAtccctttatttgtttgtttgtttgtgtttttgtttgtttgtttgtgttttgtagtCTAAATACATTCATGGGACaaacaataagaggaggaagatgaagaaggaacaagaatcACACACCCcaggataaataagaagaaatagaagatggatacaaaaagataaataaagataaaaaaaagaataatatgaaaaagatgaaatagaggatgaatgaaaataaaatgatccgtataaaaggaagaaaaagatgaataagaagaaaatgagaagaaatgagaaaacagcaaaaggaagagaaaacaaaaaagaataagaaaacaaagaacaagaaaaacaagaaaaaaagaaaacaagaaaagaaagaagagcaaaaaagaaaaaaaaagaaagaacgagaaaaacaggagaaaaaaaaaacatacaaaaacaaagaaaaattaaaaaaaaaataataaaagaaaaaaaaaagaagaaataacaagaaaagaaaaaaagaagcaaaaaataatacaaataaacaagaaaaaaacagcaaaaatgaacaacaacaacaaaaccaccaccagcaccaccaccaccaccaccaccaccaccaccttacctgCTCTAGTGACTTCTGCTGCACTGGCTTGGGTTTACTCTCTTCAGCACTCCCGGCATCACCCAGTATCCTCAGCCTGGCCTGCGCATACTCCTGCTGCCGCTGCAATGACACCTGACGTTACCTGccaccctccccctcaccctcaccatcaccctcacacTGCCCAGCTCGTAATACTGGGACTAGTGATGGTGCTTGTGTAGATCATCATTTAAATCTGATTTTAAACGCTGATTTTCTTGTCGTTGTTAGGCAATACTGAAATAATGTTTGTGTTTTGGTCTGagggcttggttaggttagggtaggtttggttaggttaggtttggtttggttaggtttggttaggtttggtttggtttggttaggttaggttaggttaggtttggtttggttaggtttggttaggtttggttaggtttggttaggttaggttagggtaggtttggttaggttaggttaggttaggttaggttaggtttggttaggttaggttaggttaggttaggttaggttaggttaggttaggttaggtttggttaggttaggttaggttaggttaggttaggttaggttaggttaggttaggtttggttaggttaggttaggtttggttaggttaggtttggttaggttaggtttgggttggttaggttaggttaggttaggtttggttaggttaggttaggttaggttaggtttggttaggttaggtttggttaggttaggtttgggttggttaggttaggttaggttaggttaggtttggttaggttaggttaggttaggtttggttaggttaggttaggttaggttaggtttggtttggttaggttaggtttggttaggttaattatAGGCTAATACTAAAATAATATTAGTTTTTCCATTcaaaaggttaggttagtttagttgtTGCTTAATACTGAAATAATATTAGTTTTCCATtcaaaggttaggttaggttagactaataatgaaataatatcaGTGTTTCCATtcaaaggttaggttaggttcgttaTTGGGTAATactaaaacaacattaacatttCCATCTAAGGCTTAGGTTTagtcattcagttcattaattttcaaGGCGGTTCCTTCATTATGTATTGTATGACTTGAAAAACCATTATATTTTGCTGAGAAATAAGCAATATCTGGAAATTAAAAGGCTGAGGTCATAcaacaaataaattataaacaaaaatgcagtaaatatttcaagacacgcacacacacacacggacaggaGGAAACAAACACAGGTAGATAGCTCGACAAACACAGCCGGGTAGCcataaacaggtaaacaatgcAACAAACACAGAGACAAGTGAAACAAGCACAGGTAATccaataaaaacataaaagaaaacagggtataa
The DNA window shown above is from Scylla paramamosain isolate STU-SP2022 chromosome 41, ASM3559412v1, whole genome shotgun sequence and carries:
- the LOC135093006 gene encoding SUZ domain-containing protein 1-like, encoding MAAEQDEDLLDNWEEIDENPAVLEKRLEKLSVKKATAEVPLMPTQLVSYEDGPRTPFTSQEPKIMILRRPQERSPSSAANGIINSKQKQPVKSLEQRQQEYAQARLRILGDAGSAEESKPKPVQQKSLEQREADYAAVRLRIMGSSKSVEEHMMSGTPTGVPSTTLSPPHTHLAPQSSSVGVVRCPRGPDGTAGFGRGSGGGQR